In Methylocystis echinoides, one genomic interval encodes:
- a CDS encoding DUF2794 domain-containing protein, producing MAESETTEPSRSRPAFVVVAGSGHAGQGDQARSQARVAAPVSFDRRELNLLFNLYGAKVAAGEWRDYALDFTPAKAVFSIFRRSSEAPLYRVEKDPELARKQGAYAVVAASGLVMRRGHDLSRVLRALDRGLRLVGAE from the coding sequence ATGGCGGAGTCGGAGACGACGGAGCCGAGTCGTTCTCGCCCAGCCTTCGTTGTCGTGGCCGGCTCGGGCCATGCAGGGCAGGGCGATCAAGCGAGGTCACAAGCCCGGGTGGCCGCTCCGGTCTCCTTCGACCGCCGCGAGCTGAACCTTTTGTTCAACCTCTACGGCGCCAAGGTCGCCGCCGGCGAATGGCGGGATTACGCCCTGGATTTCACGCCGGCCAAAGCGGTTTTTTCGATTTTTCGGCGCTCCAGCGAGGCGCCGCTCTACCGGGTCGAGAAAGATCCCGAGCTCGCGCGCAAACAGGGAGCCTATGCCGTCGTCGCCGCCTCCGGCCTCGTCATGCGGCGCGGTCATGATCTGTCGCGCGTCCTGCGCGCGCTCGACCGCGGCCTGAGGCTCGTCGGCGCCGAATAG
- a CDS encoding Bax inhibitor-1/YccA family protein yields MSHYDRNSSFGYGRGVARSTTAEIDEGLRAYMLGVYNYMTLGLAVTGLVALGTFMLANPQFVGGKLVALSPFGQMLYTTPLRWLVILSPLAFVFMIGARANTMSAATARNLFLAFSAVMGLSMSSLLLVFTGASIARVFFITAAAFGGLSLYGYMTKRDLSAFGSFLVMGVWGLVIAGLVNLFLQSSGLQFALSILSVLIFSGLTAWDTQNIKDMYYEGDGYEVAQKKSVFGALSLYLDFINMFQSLLFLFGQRND; encoded by the coding sequence ATGTCTCACTACGACCGCAACTCGAGCTTCGGCTACGGCCGCGGGGTCGCCCGGTCGACCACGGCCGAGATCGACGAGGGCCTGCGCGCTTACATGCTCGGCGTCTATAATTACATGACGCTCGGCCTCGCCGTGACGGGCCTTGTCGCGCTCGGCACCTTCATGCTGGCGAATCCGCAGTTCGTCGGCGGCAAGCTGGTGGCGCTGTCGCCCTTCGGGCAGATGCTCTACACTACGCCGCTGCGCTGGCTCGTCATCCTGTCGCCCCTCGCCTTCGTCTTCATGATCGGCGCGCGCGCCAACACCATGTCGGCGGCGACGGCGCGGAACCTGTTTCTCGCCTTTTCGGCGGTGATGGGCCTGTCGATGTCCTCGCTGTTGCTGGTGTTCACCGGCGCCTCGATCGCCCGCGTGTTCTTCATCACGGCGGCGGCCTTCGGGGGCCTGAGCCTCTACGGCTATATGACGAAGCGCGATCTGTCGGCTTTCGGCTCCTTCCTCGTGATGGGCGTCTGGGGTCTCGTCATCGCCGGCCTGGTCAATCTGTTCCTGCAGTCGAGCGGCCTCCAGTTCGCCCTCTCCATCCTGTCGGTTCTGATCTTCTCGGGCCTCACCGCCTGGGATACGCAGAACATCAAAGACATGTATTACGAGGGCGACGGCTACGAAGTTGCGCAGAAGAAGAGCGTCTTCGGCGCGCTTTCGCTCTATCTGGACTTCATCAACATGTTCCAGTCGCTGCTGTTCCTGTTCGGTCAGCGCAACGACTAA
- a CDS encoding lytic murein transglycosylase, whose product MKRFFLSAAALAFAAGAAGGAAQAAQCGNGPGGFENWKQNFAQEAQGRVGQAGIAALMNTHYNAATISADRGQKSFRLSLDQFMSKRGASAIVARGRQLKRSQGALFSSIQQRYGVPPGPLIAIWGMETGFGAVHGNQHALSAVATLAYDCRRSDYFTDQLYAALKLIDNGTLSPNARGSMHGEIGQTQFLPKNILNYGGGGNLDNAGAALVATANFLHAHGWRPGAGYQPGEPNFEAIQAWNAASVYQRAIAIIGRQIDGGDD is encoded by the coding sequence ATGAAAAGGTTTTTCTTGAGCGCCGCGGCGCTGGCTTTCGCCGCGGGCGCGGCTGGCGGGGCGGCGCAGGCGGCGCAATGCGGCAATGGCCCGGGCGGCTTTGAAAACTGGAAGCAAAATTTTGCGCAAGAAGCGCAGGGGCGCGTCGGCCAGGCCGGCATCGCCGCATTGATGAACACGCATTACAACGCCGCGACCATTTCGGCCGACCGGGGTCAGAAGAGCTTCCGACTGTCGCTCGACCAGTTCATGTCGAAACGCGGCGCCTCCGCCATCGTCGCGCGCGGCCGTCAGCTGAAGCGCTCTCAGGGGGCGTTATTTTCGTCGATCCAGCAGCGGTACGGCGTGCCGCCGGGACCGCTCATCGCCATCTGGGGCATGGAGACGGGATTTGGCGCAGTGCACGGCAATCAGCACGCGCTCTCGGCCGTCGCGACCCTCGCCTATGACTGCCGCCGTTCAGATTATTTCACCGATCAGCTCTACGCCGCCCTCAAGCTGATCGACAACGGGACGCTGTCCCCGAACGCGCGCGGCTCCATGCACGGCGAGATCGGCCAGACCCAATTCCTGCCGAAGAACATCCTGAACTATGGCGGCGGCGGCAATCTCGACAACGCCGGGGCGGCGCTGGTCGCGACGGCGAATTTCCTGCATGCCCATGGTTGGCGTCCCGGCGCAGGCTATCAGCCCGGGGAACCCAATTTCGAGGCGATTCAGGCCTGGAACGCCGCCTCGGTCTACCAGCGCGCCATCGCCATTATCGGCCGCCAGATCGACGGCGGAGACGACTAA
- a CDS encoding YifB family Mg chelatase-like AAA ATPase has protein sequence MAVRVATVAFEGVEARPVDVQVQISPGAVVFNVVGLGDKAVAESRERVRAALIASGLALPAKRITVNLAPADMPKEGSHYDLPIALGVMAAIGAIPSDALEGFVVLGELALDGTLTPVAGVLPAAVAANARGQGLICPKECGPEAAWASRDMDVLAPRSLIQLVNHVKGVQALARPEPAIRARAVDMPDLADIKGQESAKRALEIAAAGGHNLLMSGPPGAGKSMLAARLPSILPPLTPRELLEVSMIHSVAGQIAGGELTDRRPFRSPHHSASMAALVGGGTHARPGEISLAHHGVLFLDELPEFQPQVLDSLRQPLETGEVAVSRVNHRAVYPARFQLVAAMNPCRCGHGRDPGYACRRQPNERCVAQYQARLSGPLLDRFDLQIEVPAVSAADLVLPPPAEGSREAGARVAHARAVQRDRFDALGLPGVTTNAAAPAAVIERVAELDAPGAALIREASDRFALTARGFHRVLKLARTIADLDGADQVSRPHLAEALAYRSGLSSGRIAA, from the coding sequence ATGGCGGTGCGGGTGGCGACGGTCGCCTTCGAAGGGGTGGAGGCGCGACCCGTCGATGTGCAGGTGCAGATTTCGCCTGGGGCCGTCGTCTTCAACGTCGTGGGGCTGGGCGACAAGGCGGTGGCCGAGTCGCGGGAGCGCGTGCGCGCGGCGCTGATCGCCTCCGGCCTCGCATTGCCCGCCAAGCGCATCACCGTCAATCTGGCGCCGGCCGACATGCCCAAGGAGGGCAGTCATTACGATCTGCCTATCGCATTGGGCGTCATGGCGGCGATCGGCGCGATTCCCTCTGATGCGCTCGAGGGCTTCGTGGTCCTGGGCGAGCTCGCGCTCGACGGGACGCTCACGCCCGTCGCTGGCGTCCTGCCGGCGGCGGTGGCGGCGAACGCACGGGGGCAGGGGCTGATCTGTCCGAAGGAATGCGGCCCGGAGGCGGCTTGGGCGTCGCGCGACATGGACGTTCTCGCCCCGCGCTCGCTCATTCAACTCGTCAATCACGTCAAGGGCGTCCAGGCCCTGGCGCGCCCGGAGCCCGCCATTCGCGCCCGCGCCGTCGACATGCCGGACCTTGCCGACATCAAGGGACAGGAGAGCGCCAAGCGCGCGCTGGAGATTGCCGCCGCGGGCGGACACAATCTTTTGATGAGTGGTCCGCCGGGCGCGGGAAAGTCCATGCTGGCGGCCCGGCTGCCCTCGATCCTGCCGCCGCTCACCCCCCGCGAGCTGCTCGAAGTCTCGATGATCCATTCGGTGGCGGGGCAGATCGCCGGTGGCGAATTGACCGATCGGCGGCCCTTTCGCTCCCCGCATCATTCGGCCTCGATGGCGGCGCTCGTCGGCGGCGGGACGCACGCCCGGCCGGGCGAAATCTCGCTTGCCCACCACGGCGTTCTATTCCTCGACGAATTGCCGGAGTTCCAGCCGCAGGTTCTCGACAGTCTGCGACAGCCGCTCGAGACGGGAGAAGTCGCCGTCTCGCGGGTCAATCATCGCGCCGTCTATCCGGCTCGTTTCCAGCTCGTCGCGGCGATGAACCCCTGCCGCTGCGGGCATGGGCGGGACCCGGGCTACGCCTGCCGGCGCCAGCCCAACGAGCGCTGCGTCGCCCAGTATCAGGCGCGCCTGTCGGGTCCGCTGCTCGACCGCTTCGACCTGCAGATCGAAGTGCCGGCCGTCAGCGCCGCCGATCTCGTCCTGCCGCCGCCCGCCGAGGGATCGAGAGAGGCGGGCGCGCGCGTCGCCCATGCCCGCGCCGTACAGCGAGATCGATTTGACGCGCTGGGCCTCCCGGGCGTTACGACCAACGCCGCCGCGCCGGCCGCGGTCATCGAACGCGTCGCCGAGCTGGACGCCCCGGGGGCGGCGCTCATCCGCGAGGCCTCCGACCGCTTCGCGCTCACCGCGCGGGGCTTCCATCGGGTCTTGAAACTCGCCCGCACGATCGCCGATCTCGACGGCGCAGACCAAGTGTCGCGCCCCCATCTTGCCGAGGCGCTCGCCTATCGTTCGGGACTCTCGTCGGGACGAATCGCGGCGTGA
- a CDS encoding ATP-binding protein, with product MTALALLLLFSAGVLLTAAAFVAFRAHRRSVALDIEVAELRAAAAARRKAEAATVAKSRFLAVVSHEIRTPLNGVMGLAQLLGMTRLDAEQASYVEAIGDSSRALAQLIDDILDYSKLEAGRVALRRDSFAPAGLVESVVELLAPRAQAKGLEIASVVAPDAPREITGDPARLRQVLINLVGNAVNYTERGGVGVRLWRDGETLRIDVRDTGPGVPAAAREAIFEDFTQVDPSATRRQGGTGLGLAISRRLVALMGGSLLLAKSSSEGSTFSVALPAPRLGLATGASRPLQGQSALIVGGSRFEAPYIAETLQASGASATVATAPDAGLRLSKKEPFDAVIIDCALGADSVASLARAARAAGAGRLFLLFSPLERRAFGEAALRDFDGWLVKPVRRASLAARLARATVRQQAPIQTVEPIAMLDGLSVLVAEDNDVNALILTRSLEKLGARAARARDGAEALAMALHAIDGGAEAYDLIVMDLFMPELDGREAARRIRDAEFRARASRTPIIMLTASAQEDDSRAARRAGVDAYLTKPVELAALAATVEELRLTPCVNASIQPVACAPAGAMAPKPPDR from the coding sequence GTGACCGCTTTGGCCCTCCTTCTCCTCTTCAGTGCCGGCGTCCTGTTGACGGCCGCCGCGTTCGTGGCTTTCCGCGCCCATCGGCGCAGCGTCGCGCTCGACATCGAAGTCGCGGAGTTGCGCGCGGCGGCGGCGGCGCGCAGGAAGGCGGAGGCGGCGACTGTCGCCAAGTCGCGCTTTCTTGCGGTCGTAAGTCATGAAATCCGGACGCCGCTCAACGGCGTCATGGGGTTGGCCCAGCTCCTCGGCATGACCCGGCTCGACGCCGAGCAGGCGAGTTACGTCGAAGCGATCGGCGACTCGAGCAGGGCGCTCGCTCAACTGATCGACGACATTCTCGATTATTCGAAATTGGAGGCCGGCAGGGTCGCCTTGCGTCGCGACAGCTTCGCGCCCGCCGGGCTCGTCGAAAGCGTCGTCGAATTACTGGCCCCACGCGCCCAGGCGAAGGGACTGGAAATCGCGAGCGTCGTCGCGCCCGATGCCCCGCGCGAGATCACGGGCGATCCGGCGCGTTTGCGTCAGGTTCTGATCAATCTTGTCGGCAACGCCGTGAATTACACCGAGCGAGGCGGCGTCGGCGTGCGGCTGTGGCGCGACGGCGAGACGCTGCGGATCGACGTGCGCGACACGGGCCCGGGCGTGCCCGCGGCGGCGCGGGAGGCCATCTTCGAGGATTTCACGCAGGTGGATCCCTCCGCGACGCGCCGGCAGGGCGGAACCGGGCTCGGCCTCGCGATCTCACGGCGGCTCGTCGCGCTGATGGGCGGCTCCCTTCTCCTTGCAAAATCGTCGAGCGAGGGGTCGACCTTCTCGGTCGCCTTGCCGGCGCCGCGCCTCGGTCTCGCAACCGGGGCCTCGCGCCCCTTGCAGGGCCAAAGCGCGCTGATCGTGGGCGGAAGCCGGTTCGAGGCGCCCTATATCGCCGAGACGCTCCAGGCGTCGGGCGCCTCAGCGACCGTCGCCACGGCGCCCGACGCAGGCCTGCGCCTGTCGAAAAAGGAACCTTTCGACGCCGTGATCATCGATTGTGCGCTCGGGGCGGACTCGGTCGCCAGTCTCGCCAGGGCGGCGCGCGCCGCAGGCGCGGGCCGGCTTTTCCTGCTCTTCTCGCCATTGGAGCGGCGCGCTTTCGGCGAAGCGGCGCTGCGTGATTTCGACGGCTGGCTGGTCAAGCCGGTGCGTCGCGCTTCCCTGGCGGCGCGACTGGCGCGCGCCACGGTTCGCCAACAGGCCCCCATCCAAACGGTCGAGCCTATCGCCATGCTCGACGGTCTGAGCGTGCTGGTCGCGGAGGACAACGACGTCAACGCGCTGATCCTGACGCGCAGCCTGGAAAAGCTCGGCGCCCGGGCGGCGCGCGCGCGAGACGGGGCGGAAGCGCTGGCCATGGCCTTGCACGCCATCGATGGCGGCGCGGAAGCTTACGACCTCATTGTTATGGATCTGTTCATGCCGGAGCTGGACGGCCGCGAGGCCGCACGCCGCATACGGGACGCCGAGTTCCGCGCGCGGGCCTCCCGCACCCCGATCATCATGCTGACCGCGAGCGCTCAGGAAGACGATTCGCGCGCGGCGCGGCGCGCCGGCGTCGACGCCTATCTGACGAAGCCTGTCGAACTCGCGGCGCTCGCCGCGACCGTCGAGGAGCTCAGGCTCACGCCCTGCGTCAACGCCAGCATTCAACCCGTCGCTTGCGCGCCCGCGGGGGCGATGGCGCCGAAGCCGCCGGACCGGTAA
- a CDS encoding pirin family protein — protein MRKIIGVYPPPETMHWVGDGFPVHRLFSHAEHGARVSPFILLDYAGPMDFAPTDHRRGVGQHPHRGFETVTIVLDGEVAHRDSTGAGGLVGPGDVQWMTAGSGVLHEEYHSEAFSRRGGRLEILQLWVNLPARLKMAAPRYQTLKDLDIPRVDLRNDSGLVRVIAGEFEGVRGPAQTSTPMNIWDVRLDAGKTAAFVMPEGHNLVLAVLDGPVVINGEGHARSGETVVFDRYGGEAILSAQADAKALLLSGAPIDEPVEQQGPFVMNTKEEIRQAVEDYRSGGFGAIAPAGAQATG, from the coding sequence ATGAGGAAAATCATTGGCGTCTATCCGCCGCCAGAGACGATGCACTGGGTCGGCGACGGCTTCCCCGTCCATCGGCTGTTCTCCCACGCCGAGCATGGCGCGCGGGTGAGTCCCTTCATTCTCCTGGATTACGCCGGGCCCATGGATTTTGCGCCCACAGACCACAGGCGGGGCGTCGGCCAGCATCCGCATCGAGGTTTCGAGACCGTGACCATCGTCCTCGACGGCGAGGTGGCGCACCGCGATTCAACCGGCGCTGGCGGATTGGTCGGCCCGGGCGACGTCCAGTGGATGACGGCCGGCTCGGGCGTGCTGCACGAGGAATATCATTCGGAGGCCTTCTCACGGCGGGGCGGGCGGCTCGAAATCCTGCAGCTCTGGGTCAATCTGCCGGCGCGGCTGAAAATGGCGGCCCCGCGCTATCAGACCCTCAAAGACTTGGACATTCCGCGCGTCGATCTGCGCAACGACAGCGGGCTCGTCCGGGTGATCGCCGGAGAGTTCGAGGGCGTCAGGGGTCCGGCGCAGACGTCGACGCCGATGAACATCTGGGATGTCCGCCTCGACGCCGGAAAGACAGCCGCCTTCGTTATGCCAGAAGGGCACAATTTGGTCCTCGCGGTGCTCGACGGCCCCGTCGTGATCAACGGCGAGGGCCACGCCCGTTCGGGCGAAACGGTCGTGTTCGACCGCTATGGCGGCGAGGCGATCTTGTCGGCGCAGGCCGACGCCAAGGCGCTCCTGCTCAGCGGCGCGCCGATCGACGAGCCTGTCGAGCAGCAAGGCCCCTTCGTGATGAACACCAAGGAAGAAATCCGGCAGGCGGTCGAAGATTACCGGTCCGGCGGCTTCGGCGCCATCGCCCCCGCGGGCGCGCAAGCGACGGGTTGA
- a CDS encoding multidrug efflux SMR transporter, which translates to MAWIILLIGSLCEVGWLVGMKYAEGFTRLWPTVIMLFFMIASVGCLGIAVKYIPAGTAYAVWTGGSVAAVTVVGVYLFNEPATPMRLASIALIVTGMIGLRLSGVN; encoded by the coding sequence ATGGCCTGGATCATTCTTCTGATCGGCAGCCTGTGCGAAGTCGGCTGGCTCGTCGGCATGAAATACGCCGAAGGCTTTACGCGGCTGTGGCCGACCGTGATCATGCTGTTCTTCATGATCGCCAGCGTCGGCTGTCTCGGGATCGCGGTGAAATATATTCCGGCCGGAACGGCCTACGCCGTCTGGACGGGCGGCAGCGTCGCCGCCGTGACCGTCGTCGGCGTCTATCTTTTCAACGAGCCGGCCACCCCGATGCGTCTGGCGTCGATCGCCCTGATCGTCACCGGGATGATCGGCCTCAGATTGAGCGGCGTGAATTAG
- a CDS encoding amidinotransferase, translating into MNVYAPLPASVTAECPVNSHNEWDPLEEIIVGRLEGSTIPSDHPVVTCNIPGMAARAQALAAGFRFPKFMIEPAQEELDNFIKVLESLGVKVTRPEPFNHKAKFSTPYWSSRGFCNSCPRDSMLVIGDEILETPMAWPCRYFETHSYRPILKEYFRRGARWTSAPKPQLTDELFDPNFKLPEKGEPIRYILTEFEPVFDAADFFRCGRDIFVTRSNVTNAMGVDWLRRHLGDGYRIHEIKSRCPNPMHIDTTILPLGPGKILINPEYIDPDELPDILKKWDILVAPEPDPIEDRILKITSMCGKWLSMNILMVDEKRMIVDPHHTKMMRQVEKWGFEPIPVPFLHYAAFGGAFHCATLDVRRRGTLERYF; encoded by the coding sequence ATGAATGTCTACGCGCCATTGCCTGCTTCCGTCACGGCCGAATGTCCCGTCAACTCTCACAATGAGTGGGACCCACTCGAGGAAATCATCGTGGGCCGGCTCGAAGGCTCGACGATCCCCTCCGACCATCCCGTCGTGACCTGCAATATTCCCGGCATGGCGGCGCGCGCGCAGGCGCTGGCCGCGGGCTTTCGTTTTCCCAAGTTCATGATCGAGCCGGCCCAGGAAGAGCTCGACAATTTCATCAAGGTTCTCGAATCACTGGGGGTGAAGGTCACCCGGCCGGAGCCCTTCAATCACAAGGCGAAATTTTCGACCCCTTACTGGTCGTCGCGCGGCTTTTGCAATTCCTGCCCGCGCGATTCGATGCTGGTGATCGGCGACGAAATTCTCGAAACGCCGATGGCCTGGCCCTGCCGCTATTTCGAGACCCACTCTTATCGGCCGATTCTGAAGGAGTATTTTCGCCGTGGCGCGCGCTGGACTTCCGCCCCCAAGCCGCAACTGACCGACGAGCTTTTCGACCCGAATTTCAAGCTGCCCGAAAAGGGCGAGCCGATTCGCTACATCCTGACCGAGTTCGAGCCGGTCTTCGACGCGGCCGACTTCTTCCGCTGCGGTCGGGATATTTTCGTCACCCGCTCGAATGTGACCAACGCCATGGGCGTCGACTGGCTGCGGCGCCATCTCGGCGACGGCTATCGCATTCACGAGATCAAGAGCCGCTGCCCCAACCCCATGCATATCGACACGACCATCCTGCCGCTGGGCCCGGGCAAAATCCTGATCAATCCGGAATACATCGATCCGGACGAACTGCCCGACATCTTGAAAAAGTGGGACATTCTCGTCGCGCCGGAGCCAGACCCGATCGAGGACCGCATCCTCAAGATCACCTCCATGTGCGGCAAATGGCTGAGCATGAACATTCTGATGGTCGACGAGAAACGCATGATCGTCGACCCGCATCACACCAAGATGATGCGGCAGGTGGAGAAATGGGGCTTCGAGCCGATCCCGGTCCCCTTCCTGCATTACGCCGCCTTCGGCGGCGCCTTCCATTGCGCGACTCTGGACGTGCGCCGCCGGGGGACGCTTGAGCGCTATTTCTAA
- the rpmI gene encoding 50S ribosomal protein L35 → MPKLKTKSGAKKRFKITGTGKVVYAHRGKRHGMIKRTNKQIRNLRGTNVLFKTDGDNVKKYFLPNG, encoded by the coding sequence ATGCCCAAGCTGAAGACGAAATCCGGCGCCAAGAAGCGCTTCAAGATCACCGGAACCGGGAAAGTGGTCTATGCCCACCGGGGCAAGCGCCACGGCATGATCAAGCGCACGAACAAGCAGATCCGAAATCTGCGCGGGACGAATGTTCTGTTCAAGACGGACGGCGACAACGTCAAGAAATATTTCCTGCCGAACGGCTGA
- the rplT gene encoding 50S ribosomal protein L20, translating to MARVKRGVTSHAKHKKTLKAAKGFYGRRKNTIRTAKAAVDRAMQYATRDRKAKKRTFRALWIQRLNAAVREHGLTYSRFIDGLAKAGVGVDRKVLSQLAIEQPEAFAAIVAQAKAALPAAA from the coding sequence ATGGCTCGCGTGAAACGGGGCGTTACGTCCCACGCCAAGCACAAAAAGACGCTGAAGGCCGCCAAGGGCTTTTATGGCCGCCGCAAGAATACGATTCGCACCGCCAAGGCCGCAGTCGACCGCGCGATGCAATACGCCACGCGCGATCGCAAGGCCAAGAAGCGCACCTTCCGCGCTCTGTGGATCCAGCGCCTCAACGCCGCCGTGCGCGAGCACGGCCTGACCTATTCGCGCTTCATCGACGGCCTCGCCAAGGCGGGCGTCGGCGTCGACCGCAAGGTTCTGTCCCAGCTTGCTATCGAGCAGCCGGAGGCCTTTGCGGCGATCGTCGCGCAGGCCAAGGCGGCCTTGCCGGCGGCTGCGTAA
- the lpdA gene encoding dihydrolipoyl dehydrogenase — MGAYDVLVIGGGPGGYVAAIRAAQLGLKTAVVEREHLGGICLNWGCIPTKALLRSAEVYRLAKEGAHFGVTGAGLSFDAARIVARSREAAARLNAGVGFLLKKNKVDVIWGEARLLGKGDVKVGAPTKPPVTPQLPAPKTTLGEGVYQAKHIIIATGARPRVLPGLEPDGRLVWTYFESLKPDRFPKSLLVVGAGAIGVEFASFFRTFGVEVALVEALPQILPAEDAEIAALARKSFEKQGVAIRTATMVAGLERKADSVVATLKGPDGATETLEVERVLSAAGVVANVENLGLEAAGVALEKGVIKIDGLGRTSAPGVYAIGDVAGGPMLAHKAEHEGGSCVEAIAGLPAHPLDRALIPGCTYCHPQVASVGLTEEKAKAAGFEIRVGRFPYLGNGKAIALGEPEGLVKTIFDKKTGRLLGAHLVGAEATELIQGFVIAMNLETTEEELMKTIFPHPTLSETMHESVLDAYGRAIHV, encoded by the coding sequence ATGGGCGCTTACGACGTTCTGGTCATCGGCGGCGGGCCGGGGGGCTATGTCGCGGCGATTCGCGCCGCCCAACTCGGCCTGAAGACCGCAGTGGTCGAACGCGAGCACCTCGGCGGCATCTGTCTCAATTGGGGGTGCATTCCCACCAAGGCGCTGCTTCGATCGGCGGAAGTCTACCGACTGGCCAAAGAGGGCGCGCATTTCGGCGTCACGGGCGCCGGCCTGAGCTTTGACGCCGCGCGCATCGTGGCGCGTTCGCGCGAGGCGGCGGCGCGGCTCAACGCCGGGGTCGGTTTCCTGTTGAAGAAGAACAAGGTCGACGTCATCTGGGGCGAGGCGCGGCTTCTCGGCAAGGGCGACGTCAAGGTCGGCGCCCCGACCAAACCGCCCGTCACGCCGCAACTCCCGGCCCCCAAGACGACGCTGGGGGAGGGCGTCTATCAGGCCAAGCACATCATCATCGCCACCGGCGCGCGCCCGCGCGTCCTGCCCGGCCTCGAACCGGACGGGCGCTTGGTCTGGACCTATTTCGAATCATTGAAGCCGGACCGCTTTCCGAAGTCGCTGCTCGTCGTCGGCGCTGGCGCGATCGGCGTGGAATTCGCCTCCTTCTTCCGGACCTTCGGCGTCGAGGTCGCGCTGGTCGAGGCGCTGCCGCAGATCCTCCCCGCGGAGGATGCGGAAATCGCCGCGCTCGCGCGCAAGAGCTTCGAGAAGCAGGGCGTCGCCATACGGACGGCGACGATGGTCGCTGGGCTCGAGAGGAAGGCGGACAGCGTCGTCGCCACTCTGAAAGGTCCCGATGGCGCGACGGAGACGCTGGAGGTCGAGCGCGTCCTGTCCGCGGCGGGCGTGGTGGCCAATGTCGAAAATCTCGGGCTCGAGGCGGCCGGCGTGGCGCTGGAAAAGGGCGTGATCAAAATCGACGGCCTCGGCCGGACGTCGGCGCCGGGCGTCTACGCCATTGGCGACGTCGCGGGCGGGCCGATGTTGGCGCACAAGGCCGAACATGAGGGGGGTTCCTGCGTCGAGGCGATCGCCGGCCTGCCGGCGCATCCACTCGACAGAGCGCTCATTCCCGGCTGCACCTATTGCCATCCGCAAGTCGCTTCTGTCGGGCTCACGGAGGAGAAGGCGAAGGCCGCCGGCTTCGAGATCCGGGTCGGCCGCTTCCCCTATCTCGGCAATGGCAAGGCGATCGCGCTCGGCGAGCCAGAGGGTCTCGTCAAGACGATTTTCGACAAGAAGACGGGGCGCCTGCTCGGCGCGCATCTCGTGGGAGCGGAGGCGACGGAGCTCATTCAGGGCTTCGTCATCGCCATGAATCTCGAGACGACCGAGGAGGAACTGATGAAAACCATCTTCCCGCATCCGACGCTGTCCGAGACGATGCACGAGAGCGTGCTCGACGCCTATGGGCGGGCGATCCATGTATGA
- a CDS encoding peroxiredoxin codes for MTYPPAKRALLSLALCFVATAALAALKPGADAPDFSIKAAQGGKDFTFSLQEALKKGPVVLYFYPKSFTSVCTEEAHEFAETMDQFASMNASVIGVSGDGIETQREFSTKECRDKFPVGADPQFNVIKAYDASFSLPIAGSVFANRISYVISPEGKILSAVSDSGATKHIESALETVKKWKAGQK; via the coding sequence ATGACCTATCCTCCCGCGAAACGCGCGCTTCTTTCTCTGGCCTTGTGCTTCGTGGCCACCGCGGCGCTCGCCGCGCTGAAGCCGGGCGCCGACGCGCCCGACTTTTCCATCAAGGCGGCGCAAGGCGGGAAGGACTTCACTTTCTCGTTGCAGGAGGCGCTGAAGAAGGGGCCGGTGGTGCTTTATTTCTACCCCAAGTCCTTCACCAGCGTTTGCACCGAGGAGGCGCATGAATTCGCGGAAACCATGGATCAATTTGCATCCATGAACGCGTCGGTCATCGGCGTGTCGGGGGACGGGATCGAGACGCAGCGCGAGTTTTCCACGAAGGAGTGCCGCGACAAATTTCCTGTCGGGGCGGACCCGCAGTTCAACGTCATCAAGGCCTATGACGCGTCGTTCAGCCTGCCGATCGCGGGGTCGGTGTTCGCGAACCGTATTTCTTACGTGATCTCGCCTGAGGGAAAGATCTTGTCGGCGGTGTCCGACTCTGGCGCGACGAAGCACATTGAAAGCGCGCTAGAGACCGTGAAGAAGTGGAAGGCTGGTCAAAAGTAG